One genomic segment of Streptomyces sp. TLI_146 includes these proteins:
- a CDS encoding HD-GYP domain-containing protein has protein sequence MRRAAPRPLPLTVAGVYGAAAALTAWALARTLWYGVDEPGVALAFGALVAVGELARRGSPGEERESAPLGSAGALAYALLGQNAGHATHHGVLQAVAVVLAAALVGAVPHVALGRGPTLDQVARRVLTVAFAAACFQPLYNSGTLERWVGHGPYYALFLLLVLVLTALCDAVVAAALVRARTSFPYGPLLRDELRALAGVGSAVCATGAVIALAVAVAGLWALPLFCVPLLLTQLAFRRYAAARTTYRQTITSLARATEIAGYTQPGHARRVAVLSRAVGRELGLSESELTVLEYAALMHDIGQLSLIDPVPAGATAPLPAAEQRRIALLGGAVVRQTGGSAEVAVIVERQADPYREQPLPARIVRAVNAYDDLAGSPGGPGSSLSALEQLRLGTGRDYQPEVVESLARVLARGCLTLVAPG, from the coding sequence ATGAGACGGGCCGCGCCGCGCCCGCTGCCGCTCACCGTCGCCGGGGTGTACGGGGCCGCCGCCGCGCTCACCGCCTGGGCGCTTGCCCGGACCCTCTGGTACGGGGTCGACGAGCCCGGGGTCGCCCTCGCCTTCGGGGCCCTCGTCGCGGTCGGGGAGCTGGCGCGCCGGGGCTCCCCGGGCGAGGAGCGCGAATCCGCGCCGCTCGGCTCGGCGGGCGCCCTCGCGTACGCCCTGCTGGGCCAGAACGCCGGGCACGCCACCCACCACGGCGTCCTCCAGGCCGTCGCCGTCGTCCTCGCCGCCGCCCTGGTCGGCGCCGTCCCGCACGTGGCGCTCGGCCGGGGCCCGACCCTGGACCAGGTGGCCCGGCGGGTGCTCACCGTCGCCTTCGCCGCCGCCTGCTTCCAGCCGCTCTACAACTCCGGCACCCTGGAGCGCTGGGTCGGGCACGGCCCGTACTACGCGCTCTTCCTGCTCCTGGTGCTGGTGCTCACCGCGCTGTGCGACGCGGTCGTCGCCGCCGCGCTGGTGCGGGCCCGCACCTCCTTCCCGTACGGCCCGCTGCTCCGCGACGAGCTGCGCGCGCTGGCCGGCGTCGGCTCGGCGGTCTGCGCCACCGGGGCCGTCATCGCGCTCGCGGTGGCCGTCGCGGGGCTGTGGGCGCTGCCGCTGTTCTGCGTGCCGCTGCTCCTCACCCAGCTGGCCTTCCGGCGGTACGCGGCGGCGCGCACCACCTACCGGCAGACCATCACCTCGCTCGCCCGGGCCACCGAGATCGCCGGGTACACCCAGCCGGGCCACGCCCGCCGGGTCGCCGTGCTCAGCCGGGCCGTGGGGCGCGAGCTGGGGCTCTCCGAGTCCGAGCTGACCGTCCTGGAGTACGCGGCCCTGATGCACGACATCGGGCAGCTCTCGCTCATCGACCCGGTGCCCGCCGGGGCCACCGCGCCGCTGCCCGCCGCCGAGCAGCGCCGGATAGCCCTGCTCGGCGGGGCCGTGGTGCGCCAGACCGGGGGGAGCGCCGAGGTCGCGGTGATCGTGGAGCGGCAGGCCGACCCGTACCGCGAGCAGCCGCTGCCCGCCCGGATCGTGCGCGCGGTCAACGCCTACGACGATCTGGCGGGCTCCCCGGGCGGCCCGGGGAGCTCGCTGAGCGCCCTGGAGCAGCTGCGGCTCGGCACCGGCCGGGACTACCAGCCCGAGGTCGTCGAATCACTCGCACGCGTCCTGGCCAGGGGCTGTCTGACCCTGGTGGCACCTGGGTAA